A segment of the Bacillus pseudomycoides genome:
TTCTTGACGAATTTCTACACTATCATCAGCCACTAAGCGATGTCCACGTTTTACAAGCTCAAGTGCCGTTTCACTTTTCCCGACACCACTTTGACCTGTAATTAAAACACCAACACCGTAAATATCCACTAATACACCATGAACGGCCGTTGTTGGCGCTAACTTACCCTCTAAATAATTTGTTAAACGACTTGACAATCTTGTCGTCGTTTGAGAAGAACGTAAAAGAGGCACACCAGATTCACGTGATGCTTGCAATAATTCCTCTGGGACATCTTGACTACGCGTTACGATAATACAAGGTGTCTCTTCTGTACAAAGAACTTTCATTCTTTCTTGCTTTTGCTCACTTGTTAAAGTCTCACAAAATGTAAGCTCCGTTTTCCCAAGAAGCTGGACGCGATCAGCTGGATAATATGTAAAAAAACCGGCCATTTCAATTCCAGGTCGCGATAAATCACTTGTATCAATTGGACGATGAATCCCTTCTTCACCACTTATTAACTCCAACTGAAATTGTTCAATTAAATCTTTTGTCCTTACTTTTGGCATATGTAAACCTCCACTCCGCTGCGGGTTCAGTCTCATTTGATGTAAAATTCCATTCTATCCGATATTGTACCATTTTTTTCTGTAAACAAGAAATGTGGTTTCTATTAAATAGAAAAAAACATTTCATGAGCCTCATGAAATGTTTTTCTTTTTGTCACTTTTCTATTCCTTTTCAGATAACGGCTCTACAATTACTTTATCAATCAGCATATTTAAAATCGAAATACAAATTGCTGCAATAATCGCTACACCAAATCCTGATATATTAAAAGCATCACCTAATAAGGAATCTGTCATTTCTAGCGTAATTGCGTTAATTACGATTAGGAAGAATCCAAATGTTAACACCGTAATCGGTAACGTAATTAAAATTAATAACGGTTTTACAAACACATTTAAAATCGATAAAATAATGCTCGCAATAATTGCCGTTTGTATATTTTCTATGTAAAATGCGTCTGGTGCAATTCCCTTTAAAAGACCTGATACAACAATTAACACAACGCTATTCACAAGAAGTGATAGAATCCATCTCATTTTCTTACACATCCTTTTGACATATATACTTAATCATACGCTAATGAATTGGAAACGCCAAGTGACCATTAAAAAAATTAAAGGAAACCTTTCTTTTTTAGTGGGAAGAGAGCATCCGGCCATGCATAGAAGCGGTTAAGTCCCATGCTTTGTGAAAACACAGGGAAATCTGTTTTTGTTTTCGAAGCCTTGATTTTTATGTTAGAAAGTCAAAGTAGATTTATATACAAAGGTATTCCATTCTTCATACTTGTATACCTACATTCTAAAGCAGTTTTCTTACAACCTTACCATTTTTTTCGGCTAAAATATGATCCATACCACCCCGTTTCATGCGTTTGTACGTAAGTCCAAGTAAATTCTTTATCAACAACGTATATATCTCCCTTATCCATATCGTCCATCTCATATAAAAAATCACTCGCACGAAGTAAAGATGCATCTTCAAAGATAAGCACCTCATCAGAGTGTTGGTAGAAAATATAACAATTCTTCTTTAATTCCTCATGAAACGCTTTTTTAGCTTGTTCCCCTTCCAAGCACTTCTTTCTTGCATAACTAAATACATGCCATAAATATCCACATGTATAACAGTCATTATATAAATAAATCTCCTCTTTTACTGCATGACTTAAATGATTTACAAAGTGAATTTCCCACTCTTGTTTTAAATACATTCCCCAACTCGATATCTCTCTTACTTTCATTTTTTATTTTTTAACACATCTACGAATTCCATCTTATCCCTCTCAAAAATAAAATAAAGAGCCAGCCAAATCGGCTTAGCTCCCTACTTCAACCTCTTTCATCTTCGCTTTCATCCGAGCTGTATCACGCTCTAAAATCGTTTTTAAATACTTCCCTGTATAGGAACGCTCTTCTTTTACAACTTGCTCTGGTGTACCTGAAGCAACGATTTGTCCACCTTTGTCTCCACCTTCAGGGCCAAGATCCACAATGTAATCCGCTGTCTTAATGACATCTAAATTATGTTCAATAACAAGCACTGTTTCGCCACTTTCAACGAGGCGCTGCAATACTTCTAGAAGGCGTGCGATATCATGCGCATGTAAACCTGTTGTCGGCTCATCTAAAATATATAACGTACGACCTGTAGAGCGGCGATGTAATTCAGATGCTAATTTCACACGCTGCGCTTCACCACCTGATAATGTCGTAGCCGGTTGTCCTAATTTCATATAACCTAGCCCTACATCTACGAGCGTCTGTAACTTCCGTTTAATTTTCGGGATGTTCGCAAAGAACTCTACCCCATCTTCAATTGTCATTCCTAATACTTCAGAAATGTTCTTATCTTTATATTTCACTTCTAACGTTTCACGATTATAACGTTTTCCGTGGCACACTTCACATGGAACATATACATCCGGTAAGAAGTGCATTTCAATTTTTATAATACCATCACCGCGGCAAGCTTCACAGCGGCCACCTTTCACATTAAAGCTAAAGCGACCCTTTTGATACCCGCGCACTTTCGCTTCATTCGTTTGCGCAAACACATCGCGAATATCATCAAACACACCTGTATATGTTGCTGG
Coding sequences within it:
- the hprK gene encoding HPr(Ser) kinase/phosphatase → MPKVRTKDLIEQFQLELISGEEGIHRPIDTSDLSRPGIEMAGFFTYYPADRVQLLGKTELTFCETLTSEQKQERMKVLCTEETPCIIVTRSQDVPEELLQASRESGVPLLRSSQTTTRLSSRLTNYLEGKLAPTTAVHGVLVDIYGVGVLITGQSGVGKSETALELVKRGHRLVADDSVEIRQEDEDTLVGSSPDLIEHLLEIRGLGIINVMTLFGAGAVRNYKRITLVISLEIWDQKKNYDRLGLDEEKMKIIDTELTKITLPVRPGRNLAVIIEVAAMNFRLKRMGVNAAQQFSERLMSAIELGNQE
- a CDS encoding phage holin family protein — its product is MRWILSLLVNSVVLIVVSGLLKGIAPDAFYIENIQTAIIASIILSILNVFVKPLLILITLPITVLTFGFFLIVINAITLEMTDSLLGDAFNISGFGVAIIAAICISILNMLIDKVIVEPLSEKE